Part of the Longimicrobiaceae bacterium genome is shown below.
AAGGGGGGCCACAATCGTGATGGCCGGTCCAACCGTCACCATCAACAACGGCGCCCTCGTGATCACCTGAGAGGCGATTGCCTCTCGAACCTCTCACCGGAGGCCACCATGCCGGGCCCACTCCTCCACCTGGGCGCGACCGTCACCTGCGCCCACGCCGGGCAGGCAACCCCCACCGCTCCCTTCCCCCGGGTGCTGGTGAGCGGCCAGCCGATCGTCACCCTCGCCAGCCCGTACGTCGTAGCGGGCTGCACCCTGCCGCCCCCCACGGCCGCGAACGGGCCGTGTGTCACCGCCCAGTTCCTCACCGGCTCGGTGCGCGTGCTGGCGGGCGGTCAGCCGGTGCTGCTGATGGGCAGCCAGTCCATCTGCGCGCCGACCGGCACTCCCCTGCTCACCATCGCCGCGCAGCCGCGCGTCACCGCGATATAACGCCATGATCCACATCGACTTCCCCTTCCACTTCGACGGGCGCGGGCGGACGGCGCTCACCGGCGATGACGATCACATCCGGGACATGATCGAGCAGTTCCTCTTCACCAACGCGGGGGAACGGGTCAACCGCCCGGACTTCGGAAGCGGGCTGATGCAGCTGGTGTTCGCCCCCAACTCGCCCGAGGTGGCGGCGGCGCTTCAGCACACCGTGAGCGCCGGGCTGCAGCGCTGGCTGGGCGACCTGATCGAGGTGCGTTCGCTGGAGGTCACCAGCGTCGACGCCGTCCTGCGGGTGGAACTCGAGTACGCGGTGCGACGCACCGGTGAGGTGCGCGCCGCCACCTTCGAACGGGAGGCCGTGTGATGAACACCCCGCCCGTACTCGACTGCCGCGACGACCGGCGTCGCGCCGAGGTGCGCCGTCAGGAGCGCAACGGGATCGACTACCTGGAGGTCAGCGACGACCAGACCCGTCTCACCGTCTACTTCCTGGGCCACGCACCCGAAGGGCTGACGGTCGAGAATGTCCGCATTACCGGCGGGCGACGGATTCGCGACATTCGCGTCGTCGGGGTGGAGATCTGCCCTCAGACCGATCCCGAGCGGGACAACTGCATGGTGGTAACGGTCGACCGCCCGGGGGATTTCTCCACCTACACGCTCTGTCTGGTCGACCTCCCCGAGAACCTGCTGTTCGACCCCCGCTATCGCTGCATTGACTTCAGCTTCAAGGCCGCGTGCCCCACCGACCTTGACTGCGCGGCCGCTCCGCCGTGTCCGCCCGAGCCGCGGACCGAGCCGGAGATCAGCTACCTGGCGAAGGATTACGCGTCCTTCAGGCGGCTGATCCTGGACCGGCTCTCGGTGATCATGCCCGAATGGTCGGAGCGGCACATTCCCGACCTGGGGATCACACTCGTGGAGCTGCTGGCCTACACCGGCGACTACCTGAGCTACTACCAGGATGCGGTCGCCACCGAGGCCTATCTGGACACCGCGCGCCAGCGGATCTCCGTGCGCCGCCACGCCCGCCTGGTCGACTACCTGATGCACGAGGGGTGCAACGCGCGCGCGTACGTGCACGTCGCCACCTCCACCGACCTGACGGGCGACAGGGCGATCCCGGGCGACGGAATCTCCTTCCTGACCGGCTTCGACCCCATGCCGGAAGTCGAAGGCCGGGTACTCACCTGGGATGACCTGCGCGAGATCCCGACCAGCCGGTACGAGGTCTTCGAGCCGGTCGTGGACGAGGGCGCCCGCCTGGAATTTCGCTCCGCCCACAACGAGATCCGCTTCTACACCTGGGGCGAAGCCGAATGCTGCCTCCCTCGCGGCGCCACTTCCGCCACGCTGGTCGATGGGCCACCGTCCGTCCCCGGCGATCCGGACGGGCCTGACGCGGGCCCCGAGGGAGAGCCGGGGCCGGGGCCGAACGGCGAGGCCGGCGGTCCCGACAACGCCGGAGAAGAGGGTGAGGGCAACGATGGGTCCGGTGATACGCCTCAGGGTGCCGGCCGCGTGCTGGACCTGAAGGTCGGTGACGTGCTGATCTTCGAGGAGGTGATCGGGCCGAAGACAGGCGATCCGGACGACGCCGATCCGGCCCGTCGTCATGCCGTCCGACTCACACGCGTGGAGCCGATCGTCGACGAGCTGTACGGGCAGCCCCTCCTCGAGATCGAATGGGATAAGGAGGACGCCCTCCCCTTCCCCCTCTGCCTCTCGGTGATCGGACCACCTCCGGATTGCGCGCTCATCACGGACGTGAGTGTCGCGCGGGGCAATGTGGTCCTGGTGGACCACGGTCGCCGCCGGCCGCCCGAGGGGCTGGGGTGCGTTCCGGTCGAGGCGATCGAGACCGTCTGCGAGCGGGAGGGGCGTCCGCGCGACGTGATGCTCCGCCCCGGCCGCTTCCGTCCGACCCTCTCGGAGGGGCCGCTCACCTTTGCCGAGCCGATTCCGGCCGGCGCCTCCGCAACGCGCATGGTGAAGCAGGACCCGCGACAGGCGCTGCCGTGGCTCCGCCTGTCCAGCCGCGCCGACACGCGCTGCGGAACGGAAGAAGGCGGTCCGCCGCGCTGGTGGTCGCCGCGTCGCGACCTGCTGACGAGCGGTCCCGGTGACGACCATTACGTGGTGGAGATGGACGACCGCGGGCGGGCGCACCTGCGTTTTGGCGACGGGGAGATCGGCCGGCTCCCGGAAGCGGGACTCTGGTTCGAGGCGGTCTATCGAGTGGGAAACGGGCCGACGGGGAACGTGGGCGCCGATTCCATCGTGCTGGCCGTGACCCGGGAGCTGACGAGCGGGGTGGTGCTCGAATCGCGCAACCCACTCTCCGCGACCGGAGGGACTCCGCCGGAGCCGATTGCCGAGGTGAAGCTCTTCGCTCCCTTCGCCTTCCGCCAGCTCCTCGAGCGGGCCGTTACGGCCGAGGACTACGCCGAACTGGCGGGCAGGCATCCCGGGGTGCAGCGCGCGGCCGCCACGCTGCGCTGGAACGGGAGCTGGTACGAGGCACGGGTGGCGGTCGATCCGCTTGGCCGCGTCGAGGCCGACGACGCCCTGCTCGAGTCGGTGGAGGAGTACCTCTATCGTTTCCGCCGCATCGGGCACGACCTCGCCGTCCGCCCCGCCGATTACGTCCCGCTCGACGTGGTCCTGCAGATCTGCGTGGAGCCCTCGTACCAGCGGGGCCACGTGAAAGCTGCCCTCCTCGAGCGCTTCGGCACCGGCCGGAGCGCGGGCGGCACGCCCGGCTTCTTCCACCCCGACGAGCTCACCTTCGGGCAGGGCGTAACGCTCAGCGAGCTGGTGGCCGCGGCGCAGGCCATCCCCGGCGTGGAGAGCGTGTCGGTCACCCGACTCGAGCGCCTCTTCCAGGGCCCCAACGGCGAGATCGAGCAGGGCTACCTGGAGATCGGTCCCCTGGAGATCGCCCGGCTCGATAGTGACCCCTCCTTCCCCGAGAACGGTCGCATCCGCTTCGACCTGCGAGGTGGACGATGACAGAGAAACGCTGCGGATGCTGCGAGGGCACGAGCATCGTCACCCCGACCCGGATCTGGAACCGACCGGGGCTCAACAACATCCGCTACCGGGTGGGGACACACTCCACCTTCCTCGAGACGATGGTGGCGCGGCTCTCCAGTCATCGGCTGGAGGATGGCCAGCGACCGCTGGAGCGGCTGACCACCCGCGCCGCGGACGACCCGGCCATCGCCCTGCTCGATGGATGGGCCACCGTGGCCGACGTGCTGACCTTCTATCAGGAACGGATCGCCAACGAGGGATATCTGCTGACCGCCACCGAGCGCCGCTCGATCCTCGAGCTGGCGCGCCTGGTGGGATACCGTCTCCGCCCTGGAGTGGCGGCCAGCGTCTATTTGGCCTTCACCCTGGAGAAGGACTACCACATCGTCATCCCCAAAGGGACGCGCGCGCAAAGCATCCCGGGCCCCGGCGAGCTCCCGCAGTTCTTCGAGACCGACGAGGATCTACCGGCGCGAACGGAGTGGAACGCCATCCCGGCGCGGCCCACCCGACCGTCTTACCTGCGACCGGACGAGACCTTCTTCGGCACGCGCTCGCTCCGACTGGAGGGTGCGGTCAACAACGTTCGCGCCGGTGACACGATCCTCTTCGCGTGCGGAGAAACCTTCCAGCCCTACACGGTGCAGTCGGCCGAGGCCGACGCCGCGGCCGCGCACACGCTGATCAGCTACGCCCCGTTCGGCGGCCCCATGCCGCCGCCACCGCCCGAGACCGGGGCGGAGCTATCCGCCTCCGGTTCCGATAACAACGGAGGTTCAGGCGGAGCGCCTCCGGCTCTCACAAGACTCAAAGGGGTCGTCACCGCTCTGAGCAAGGCGGCGTCGGTCCCGCCGCCCAGCCGCTTCCAGCTTCCCCGCTCGGCGGAGCAGACGTACAGCGCCAAGGCTGATCTGGGGCCGCGGCTGCTCACGCACTTCGATCCCTCGCTCAAGGACACACTCTACCAGGCCTATGCCGCGGCACCGGTGACTGCCACGGCGGCCGAGTGCGAGGTCCACGCACTGCCATTGAAGGCCGCACCCTTCGGTAGCACCGCTCCTCCGGAGCTGGTGTTCAACGAAAACAACGTGCTGGTCGGGCGACGCGAGTGGATGCTGGCCGAGTTCCTCGCCACGGGAGGCGTTCGGCTCACGAGCACCGAGGGTGAGACAGGGGTGTTGGGTGGCCTCGGCGGCAGCTACGACCTGCGGGACTCGGTGAACCCGCTGCGCCTCCGCGTCGTGCTCGGTGACGGGGAGGGAGGCATACGCTTCCAGCAGAGCTGGGACGTCCGTGACCTGGTCGTGCCGGATCAACCGCCTTTCGGTGAAGACGATCCCGAATTCACCCTCGTCCACGAGCTGGAGGAGGGTGGCGCCATCGCGATCACGGCCGCATACCAGGGAGACTTCTCCGAAGGGGAGTACAGTGGGGCAGTGCTCCGGCACCTGGAGGTGGAGTTCCGGCTACGGCCGGGACAGGAGACGTCGATCCGGATCGTCCCTCCGCCGCCGATCGTCATCGCCGCCACAAGTGCCGCCGTGAGCGCGGCCGCGAGCGGCCTGCAGGTGGATGTGGACGGCACCGTCCGGACGCCTGAAGTCCGCTCACCCATCTCCGAGACGATCGGGCGGCGGACCATCGCCATCCTGCTCACCGAAAACGCGCTCAACGTCACACACCGTACGCCGCTGCTGGCGAGCAACGAGCAGCTGCGCACCGTGTCGCTGGACGGCGTGCACGACGGGATCGTCGCGGGCAGCTACGTGGTGATCGAGGGCGTAGGCCCCGAGCCGGTCGTCGCCGTCGTGGAGCGCGTGCGCACGGTTTCCCGGGCCGACTACGGGATCTCGGGTCGGGTGACCCAGCTCGTGCTCAGCCAGTCCTGGCTCGGGGCGTCACCGGACTCACCCCCGTTCGACCTGAACGCCACCCTCGGGGTCCTGCGGCGAGTGACCATCCACGCCCGGAGCGAAGAGCTGTCGGTGGCCGAGGAGGTGATCGAGGAGGACGTGGCGGGTGACAGCATCGAGCTCGACGGGCTGTACGACGGGCTGGAGGCGGGTCGCTGGCTCATGGTGAAGGGCGTGCGCAGCGACATCCCCGGTCTGGGCGAAGACGACGAGGGCGTGGAGGCGACCGAGCTGGTGATGCTCGCCGGAGTCGAGCACGTGGTGAGGACGGTCACGGACGAGGAGGGCAACGAAGTCCTCGATGACAATGGACAGCCAATCGAGCTGCCGGGGGACACGCTCCATACACGCCTGATCCTGTCGGAGCCGCTGGCCTACACCTACCGGCGCGAGGGCTTCACGGTAAACGCCAACGTCGTCCGCGCCACTCACGGAGAGACGAAGACGGAAGTGCTGGGGAGCGGGGACGGGCGCGTTCCCTTCCAGAGCTTCACGCTCAAGCAGAAGCCACTCACCTACCTCCCCGCGCCCACTCCCTCAGGCGTCGAGAGCACGCTGGAGGTACGCGTCAACGAGGTGCGCTGGCCCGAGCAGGAGACCCTCCTCGGTCTTGAAGGCAACGAGCGGGGCTACACGACCCGCACCGACGACGAAGGCAACACCACCGTGATCTTCGGCGACGGCCTGCGAGGGGCGCGCTTGCCGACGGGCGTCGAGAACGTGACGGCGGTATACCGCGCAGGGATCGGCAAGGGCGGCAACGTGGGAGCGAACGAGATCAGCGTCCTCGCCACGCGGCCGCTCGGGGTGAAGGAGGTGATCAACCCGCAGCGGGCAAGCGGCGGCGCCGATCCCGAGAGCCGCGACCAGGCCCGCCGCAACGTGCCGGTGGCGGTGCTCGCCCTGGACAGGCTGGTCTCCGTGCGCGACTACGCCGACTTCGCCCGGGTCTTTGCCGGCATCGGCAAGGCCTCCGCGGCCTCCATCTCGGACGGTCGACGCCAGGTGGTGCACCTCACCATCGCCGGAGCGGACGACATCCCCATTGACCCCACCTCGGAGCTATACCGAAACCTCCTGCTGGCGCTGTCGCGCTTCGGCGATCCCAACGTGCCGCTGGTGGTGGCGCCACGCGAGCTGGTCATCCTCTTCCTCAGCGCCAGGGTGAAGGTCGGGGCCGATTATCTCTGGGCTCTGGTAGAGCCGAAGATCCGTGCCGCGCTCCTGGAGGCGCTGGGCTTCGACCGCCGCGACCTCGGTCAGGACGTGCGGCTGAGCGAGGTGATCTCCGTCATCCAGTCGGTCGAAGGCGTCGAGTTCGTGGACGTGGACCTCCTCGACGGCATCGCCGAGAGCGATGTGGTCGATCCCGAGGGGACACTCGATCCCGAGGCGCTGGCGGCCAGGCTGGAAGCACTCGCCGCGGCGACAGGGGCTACTTCGACCGGCAGCTCCGTCTGCACCTCCGCCCGCCAGCCCCGGCAGCGCGTGACCGTGGAGCTGGCGCGCATCGATCCTTCCATCACCGATCCCGATCGGCGAATCCGGCCGGCGCAGATCGCATATCTGAATCCGGAGCTCCCGGACACGCTGGTCCTCACGGAGGTGACCTCATGACCCGAGCTCCGGATCGCCTGTACGATCTCCTCCCCGTCATCCACCGCCGTCGCGACGCGGAGCAGGGCCATCCGCTGCGCGCGCTGCTGCAGGTCATCGCCGAGCAGGTAGAGGTGGTGGAGAACGACATCGATCGGCTGTACGAGAACTGGTTCATTGAGACCTGCGAGGATTGGGTCGTCCCGTATCTGGGCGACCTCATCGGCTACACGAGCGTCGCCGCCGCAGGCGAGCCGGCGGATGGTACGACGCCCGGGCGGCGCAAGCTCGAGCGGATCCTCATCCCCCGCCGCGAGGTCGCCAACACCATCCGCTACCGGCGTCGCAAAGGAACCCTCGCGCTGCTGGAGCTGCTGGCGCACGACGTGGCCGGATGGCCCTCGAGGGCGGTGGAGTTCTACCAGCTGCTCGCCTGGGCACAGCCGCTCAACCATCAACGGCTGACCCGCGGGCGCACCGCCGATCTCCGTGACGGAGACGCGCTCGACCTCCTCGACGGACCGTTCGACACCATGGCGCACACGGTGGACGTGCGGCGCATCGGATCGGCGCGGACGCGGGGGTGGCACAACATTCCGAGCGTGGGGCTCTTCGTCTGGCGGCTCACGCCCTACTCCGTCACCCGCGCGCCGGCCTACTGCTACGAATCGTACGGCTCGAGCAACTTCACCTTCAGCGTGCTGGGGAACGATGCGCCGCTCTTCACGCTTCCCTCCCCGGAGCCATCGCCGCATCACGTCGCCGGACCGCTGAACGTCCCCGCCCCCATCCGGAGGCGAGCGCTGGAGCGAGAGGTGAGCTCCTACTACGGCGAGGGGCGCAGCTTCGCCATCTGGGTGGACGGATGGGCGGGCTATTCCAGCGACGCCCCTCTCCCGCCGGAGGTGATCATCGCGGCAGATCTGTCGGGCTGGGCGTACCACCCACCGCGCGGGAAGGTCGCCGTGGATCCCGTCCTCGGGCGCATCGCCTTTCCGCCGCGACAGCTCCCCCGCAACGGTGTGTGGGTGAGCTACCACTACGGCTTCAGCGACGACATCGGGGGCGGAGAGTACGAGCGTACCCTCTCCCAACCGGCGGAGGCTGTGCTGTACCGCGTGGGACAGAACGAGGAGATCGTGCGCATCGGCGACGCCCTCGCTCTCTGGCGGCAGGAGAAGCCACAGCACGCGGTGATCGAGATCACCGACAGCGGCGTCTACCTGGAGCAGATCGTGATCGAGCTGGGCGAGGGGCAGAGCCTGCAGCTGCGGGCAGCCAATCGCACGCGGCCCGTGCTGCGCCTGATGGACTGGCAGACGGCGCGACCCGATGCCCTCTCCGTGGCGGGGGCGCCGGGCAGCCGCTTCACCCTGGACGGCCTCCTGGTCACTGGTCGCAGCGTCCGCTGCGAAGGTCCGGTCGCGGAGTTGACCGTGCGGCACTGCACCCTGGTACCCGGGTGGACGCTCGGGTCGGACTGCGAACCGCTCCGTCCAGCGGAGCCCAGCCTGGAGCTGACCGACACGCAGGCACAAGTCACCATCGAGCGCAGCATCCTCGGCTCCATCCAGGTCAGTCAGGACGAGGTGGGCACCGACCCCATCCCCATCTCCATCTCCGACAGCATCCTCGACGCGACCGGCCCCCAGCGCGAGGCGGTGGGAGCCCCCTCCTGGCAGATCGCGCACGCCGTGCTGACGATCCGCCGCACTACGGTCTTCGGCGAAATCCAGGTACACGCCGTCGAGCTGGCCGAGAACAGCATCTTCGTCGGGCGCATCCGGGTGGCCCGGCGCCAGCTCGGGTGCATCCGCTTCAGCTACGTCACCCCGGGGTCGCGCACTCCGCGCCGCTATCGCTGCCAACCCGACCTGGCGGAGGAGGCGGTGCGGGAGGCGATCCCCAAGGTTGCCGTACGCGCAGACGCCTTGGTCAGGCTGAAGGTGGGGGGCACGGAGGACCCGAACACCTGCTCGCCCGTAACCGGTGAGGCGAACCTGGAGGTCTCCTTCGAGATCGACGATGCGACTCCGGAGATCGGCGACGAGGTGGTCCTGACCGTCACGGTGCGCAACAACGGGCCACGCAACGCCTCCGGCGTCGAGGTCCGACTTCAGGGGCCGGACTGCCTGGACCGCGTCGGCGACCCGGTCGTCTCGCAGGGAACCTTCGTGTTCGACGATGACGGAGCCACCTGGAACGTCGGCGCCGTGGCAGCGGGCGAGTTCGCCGTGGTCACCCTGCGCATGGAGATCAGCGGCGAATGCGATCCGCCGGAAGCGACCGCCGAGATCGTATCGCACACCCTTTCAGGCGACGGGACGGCATTCATCGCCGAGCGCATCGCGGCGGTGCGCCGGCGGGTGAGACCGCGCTTCAACTCCACCCGCTACGGATCGCCCGCGTACGCGCAGCTCTCCGCCGACTGCCCGCCGGAGATCGTGCGCGGCGCCGACGACGAATCCGAGATGGGCGCCTTCCACGACCTGTTCCAACCCCAGCGAGCCGCCAACCTGGAGGCCCGCCTCGCCGAGTTCGTGCCCGCCGGCATGGACGCAGCGATCATCCTTGCAAGCTGAGAAAACGCCATGAACGGGGACTTCAGCCGCGACACCTTCGACCGGCGGTATCGCTTCTCACGGGTGCTCCTGCAACAGGGGCGGGTGCTGCTGGACGCCGATTGGAATGAGCAGACCTCCATCCTCCTGCACTATATCCGCTCGCTCGCCAAGGACCTGATCGGCCCGCACGGCGGCCCTCCCGGTGGCTTCGAGTTGCTCTGCGATCCCTCCGGAGAGCAGCTCCGCTGCGATTTCGGCATCGGCTACGGGCACTACTACGTGGACGGGATCCTCTGCGAGAACGAGCCGCCGCTCCGCTGTGGCGCAGAGGAGACGCCTCCGCCGCTTCGCTACTCCAACCAGCCGTACCTTCCCCTGGACGAGGACGAGAAGGAGCTGGACCAGGGTGCCGACTATTTCGTCTACCTGGACGTCTGGGAGCGTCACCTGACCCACATTGAGGCGGGGCACATCCGGGAGGTGGCGCTGGGCGGTCCGGACACGGCCACCCGCGCCCAGGTGGTCTGGCAGGTGAAGGTGCTGAACGGGGACTGCTGCGAGAACCACGACGACTACACCTGCGCCGACTGGATGGCTCAGGTGGTGAAGGACTACCGTCGTTGCCTGCGCGCTCGCGCCCGCGTGCCCGAGCCATCCGACGACCCCTGCATCATCCCTCCCGAGGCACGCTACCGCGGTGCCGAGAACCAGCTCTACCGGGTGGAGATCCACGACGGCGGCGAAGCGGGCTCCAAGGGGGCGACCTGGAAGTGGTCGCGTGACAACGGCTCGGTCGTCTTCGCCATACGCGAACTGCAGGGGAGCACGGCGACGCTCGAGACCCTCGGACCGGACGACCGGCGCACGCTCGTCGAGGGGGATTGGGTGGAGATCGTGGATGACCGCTCGGTGCTCCGCGGCCGGCCGGGAGTGCTCGCCCGGGTCGACGCGGTGGACCGCGTGAAGTACCAGGTTACGCTGTCGGTCGCGGAGGGGACTGCGCTACCCGTCTTTACCCGCGAGGCCACCACGCACCCGCTGCTCCGTCGCTGGGATCAGGGGTCCGCCGCGCTTCCGGTACAGGAGGGCAAGTGGATCGACCTGGAGGACGGCGTGCAGGTGTACTTCGACCCGGGGGGCACCTATCGCACGGCCGACTACTGGCTGATCCCGGCGCGCACCGCGACCGGCGACGTGCTCTGGCCCACCGAGCCGGACGCCGACGGGACCCCATCGCCGGTGGCACTCCCGCCGCATGGCATCGAGCACCACTACGCTCCGCTGGGCCGCATCGCGGTCGACGACGACGGCATCGTGACCTGCCTGAGCTCCTGCCGCTGCGTGTTGACGCCGCCGTGCGCAGAGGTCGCGGAGCCGCCGGAAGAACCACCCCCCAACGGCGAGCCCGGCCCTGACGTGCCCGGGCCCGACCAGCCCACACCGCCGACGCCGGCTCCGACTCCACCGACGCCGCCGACGCCGACGCCAACGCCAACGCCCGTTCCGACACCGACGCCGATTCCGACGCCGACACCTACGCCGATACCGACGCCAACGCCGGTACCGACACCGACGCCCATACCGACGCCCACTCCTGGCCCGACACCACCGACGCCCATCTCTGGAGGAGTCGTGGGTTCGCTCCTCGACCTCCGCCACGTGGGTGAGAGCCGGGCGGAGCTGCTGCGTCGGGCAGGTCACGGGACGATCGAGGACGTCGCGCGGATGCCG
Proteins encoded:
- a CDS encoding GPW/gp25 family protein, translating into MIHIDFPFHFDGRGRTALTGDDDHIRDMIEQFLFTNAGERVNRPDFGSGLMQLVFAPNSPEVAAALQHTVSAGLQRWLGDLIEVRSLEVTSVDAVLRVELEYAVRRTGEVRAATFEREAV
- a CDS encoding putative baseplate assembly protein: MNTPPVLDCRDDRRRAEVRRQERNGIDYLEVSDDQTRLTVYFLGHAPEGLTVENVRITGGRRIRDIRVVGVEICPQTDPERDNCMVVTVDRPGDFSTYTLCLVDLPENLLFDPRYRCIDFSFKAACPTDLDCAAAPPCPPEPRTEPEISYLAKDYASFRRLILDRLSVIMPEWSERHIPDLGITLVELLAYTGDYLSYYQDAVATEAYLDTARQRISVRRHARLVDYLMHEGCNARAYVHVATSTDLTGDRAIPGDGISFLTGFDPMPEVEGRVLTWDDLREIPTSRYEVFEPVVDEGARLEFRSAHNEIRFYTWGEAECCLPRGATSATLVDGPPSVPGDPDGPDAGPEGEPGPGPNGEAGGPDNAGEEGEGNDGSGDTPQGAGRVLDLKVGDVLIFEEVIGPKTGDPDDADPARRHAVRLTRVEPIVDELYGQPLLEIEWDKEDALPFPLCLSVIGPPPDCALITDVSVARGNVVLVDHGRRRPPEGLGCVPVEAIETVCEREGRPRDVMLRPGRFRPTLSEGPLTFAEPIPAGASATRMVKQDPRQALPWLRLSSRADTRCGTEEGGPPRWWSPRRDLLTSGPGDDHYVVEMDDRGRAHLRFGDGEIGRLPEAGLWFEAVYRVGNGPTGNVGADSIVLAVTRELTSGVVLESRNPLSATGGTPPEPIAEVKLFAPFAFRQLLERAVTAEDYAELAGRHPGVQRAAATLRWNGSWYEARVAVDPLGRVEADDALLESVEEYLYRFRRIGHDLAVRPADYVPLDVVLQICVEPSYQRGHVKAALLERFGTGRSAGGTPGFFHPDELTFGQGVTLSELVAAAQAIPGVESVSVTRLERLFQGPNGEIEQGYLEIGPLEIARLDSDPSFPENGRIRFDLRGGR
- a CDS encoding putative baseplate assembly protein yields the protein MTEKRCGCCEGTSIVTPTRIWNRPGLNNIRYRVGTHSTFLETMVARLSSHRLEDGQRPLERLTTRAADDPAIALLDGWATVADVLTFYQERIANEGYLLTATERRSILELARLVGYRLRPGVAASVYLAFTLEKDYHIVIPKGTRAQSIPGPGELPQFFETDEDLPARTEWNAIPARPTRPSYLRPDETFFGTRSLRLEGAVNNVRAGDTILFACGETFQPYTVQSAEADAAAAHTLISYAPFGGPMPPPPPETGAELSASGSDNNGGSGGAPPALTRLKGVVTALSKAASVPPPSRFQLPRSAEQTYSAKADLGPRLLTHFDPSLKDTLYQAYAAAPVTATAAECEVHALPLKAAPFGSTAPPELVFNENNVLVGRREWMLAEFLATGGVRLTSTEGETGVLGGLGGSYDLRDSVNPLRLRVVLGDGEGGIRFQQSWDVRDLVVPDQPPFGEDDPEFTLVHELEEGGAIAITAAYQGDFSEGEYSGAVLRHLEVEFRLRPGQETSIRIVPPPPIVIAATSAAVSAAASGLQVDVDGTVRTPEVRSPISETIGRRTIAILLTENALNVTHRTPLLASNEQLRTVSLDGVHDGIVAGSYVVIEGVGPEPVVAVVERVRTVSRADYGISGRVTQLVLSQSWLGASPDSPPFDLNATLGVLRRVTIHARSEELSVAEEVIEEDVAGDSIELDGLYDGLEAGRWLMVKGVRSDIPGLGEDDEGVEATELVMLAGVEHVVRTVTDEEGNEVLDDNGQPIELPGDTLHTRLILSEPLAYTYRREGFTVNANVVRATHGETKTEVLGSGDGRVPFQSFTLKQKPLTYLPAPTPSGVESTLEVRVNEVRWPEQETLLGLEGNERGYTTRTDDEGNTTVIFGDGLRGARLPTGVENVTAVYRAGIGKGGNVGANEISVLATRPLGVKEVINPQRASGGADPESRDQARRNVPVAVLALDRLVSVRDYADFARVFAGIGKASAASISDGRRQVVHLTIAGADDIPIDPTSELYRNLLLALSRFGDPNVPLVVAPRELVILFLSARVKVGADYLWALVEPKIRAALLEALGFDRRDLGQDVRLSEVISVIQSVEGVEFVDVDLLDGIAESDVVDPEGTLDPEALAARLEALAAATGATSTGSSVCTSARQPRQRVTVELARIDPSITDPDRRIRPAQIAYLNPELPDTLVLTEVTS
- a CDS encoding DUF11 domain-containing protein produces the protein MTRAPDRLYDLLPVIHRRRDAEQGHPLRALLQVIAEQVEVVENDIDRLYENWFIETCEDWVVPYLGDLIGYTSVAAAGEPADGTTPGRRKLERILIPRREVANTIRYRRRKGTLALLELLAHDVAGWPSRAVEFYQLLAWAQPLNHQRLTRGRTADLRDGDALDLLDGPFDTMAHTVDVRRIGSARTRGWHNIPSVGLFVWRLTPYSVTRAPAYCYESYGSSNFTFSVLGNDAPLFTLPSPEPSPHHVAGPLNVPAPIRRRALEREVSSYYGEGRSFAIWVDGWAGYSSDAPLPPEVIIAADLSGWAYHPPRGKVAVDPVLGRIAFPPRQLPRNGVWVSYHYGFSDDIGGGEYERTLSQPAEAVLYRVGQNEEIVRIGDALALWRQEKPQHAVIEITDSGVYLEQIVIELGEGQSLQLRAANRTRPVLRLMDWQTARPDALSVAGAPGSRFTLDGLLVTGRSVRCEGPVAELTVRHCTLVPGWTLGSDCEPLRPAEPSLELTDTQAQVTIERSILGSIQVSQDEVGTDPIPISISDSILDATGPQREAVGAPSWQIAHAVLTIRRTTVFGEIQVHAVELAENSIFVGRIRVARRQLGCIRFSYVTPGSRTPRRYRCQPDLAEEAVREAIPKVAVRADALVRLKVGGTEDPNTCSPVTGEANLEVSFEIDDATPEIGDEVVLTVTVRNNGPRNASGVEVRLQGPDCLDRVGDPVVSQGTFVFDDDGATWNVGAVAAGEFAVVTLRMEISGECDPPEATAEIVSHTLSGDGTAFIAERIAAVRRRVRPRFNSTRYGSPAYAQLSADCPPEIVRGADDESEMGAFHDLFQPQRAANLEARLAEFVPAGMDAAIILAS
- a CDS encoding DUF6519 domain-containing protein, yielding MNGDFSRDTFDRRYRFSRVLLQQGRVLLDADWNEQTSILLHYIRSLAKDLIGPHGGPPGGFELLCDPSGEQLRCDFGIGYGHYYVDGILCENEPPLRCGAEETPPPLRYSNQPYLPLDEDEKELDQGADYFVYLDVWERHLTHIEAGHIREVALGGPDTATRAQVVWQVKVLNGDCCENHDDYTCADWMAQVVKDYRRCLRARARVPEPSDDPCIIPPEARYRGAENQLYRVEIHDGGEAGSKGATWKWSRDNGSVVFAIRELQGSTATLETLGPDDRRTLVEGDWVEIVDDRSVLRGRPGVLARVDAVDRVKYQVTLSVAEGTALPVFTREATTHPLLRRWDQGSAALPVQEGKWIDLEDGVQVYFDPGGTYRTADYWLIPARTATGDVLWPTEPDADGTPSPVALPPHGIEHHYAPLGRIAVDDDGIVTCLSSCRCVLTPPCAEVAEPPEEPPPNGEPGPDVPGPDQPTPPTPAPTPPTPPTPTPTPTPVPTPTPIPTPTPTPIPTPTPVPTPTPIPTPTPGPTPPTPISGGVVGSLLDLRHVGESRAELLRRAGHGTIEDVARMPAEEIARVLRVSPRVAEEVLESARAAVRR